GGAACCTCCAGATGAATGTTAAAATCTCCCCCAATCATCACTCTTGAACCATGCTGCCCTGTCAAAACATTCAGCAGATCATCCAGACGCCCTATGAACTGCTCAAAATCGCCATCTGGAGACCGATAAATGGAGACCACAATGATGGAATTTTCTGACAGTCTAACTGCTACAAGCTCCATTGTGAGTTCCTCACAGTAATCTTGAACATCTATCTGCTCAAACTTGACGGATTTCTTTAAGAAAATTGCTGCACCACCATTTCTATGAAAGCACCTTGAGTAGATGCATGCCAAATCAAGTTCCCCCACATTGCTATAGTACTCAGCTTCCTCTTTTCTCAGCCAGTGCTCAGACACACACAGGATGCTAGGTTCAATGTCCTCTATGAAAAATTCAAGGACATCCATTTTTGTTCTGAGGCACTGAACAttcagaaatattattttttgctccATGTCCAGTTTACCCCGAACTTCCCCCTGATTTTTGGGATCTACTTTAGGGCTCCCCCCTGGAAGCGTTTGAATAAAAAACGCCTCAGGGTGACAAATCTTGGCCATTTTGAACTATCCAtgatttcttccattttttcaaattcaactccCACCTTGAAACTACAGTAAATATCACTTTTACTCTCCAAGCCTTCAACAATGAAATTCAGACCTGGAAAAGATGAGGACATGAAATTTCTGACATTTACCTctgttgttccttttttaatcttCCCTAAATGGAACCATGCCTTTTTTTCTCCTACAAGCATAGCTGTGGGCCCTGTATTTTCATTCAGGTCCTTTGATCCTactataacttttttatttgaatgtGTATTTGTCTTGATTTTGTTTGATTTTGCAGCCTGGGCATAATTTAATTTGTGTCTTTCATTTCTTTCTACTGGGGTATGTGAATTTTTCTGGGTgcttaatgaattatttttcccggttttcttttttattttagtcACTTGCTTCCAATTTGAATCTtcaaaaatttcactctcaCCTATTTGGTCACATAAGTCCATCCTACTAGAAAAAACCTCAGAATTTTTTTGCTCAGCCAATAAAGCTGTATTTGTCAATAAAGCATCAAATTCATTTCTTGATTTGTCCTGAGTTGCATTTATATTTGGATCAAATGCATGTTGATCACAATCTACTTTTGTGTTGTCATTGCATGTCGTAGTCTGTATAGTAGGCCTAGTAATTTCACTAGAAATTATTAGATCTTTGTCATGATGTAAAATTTCTGGGTTTTTTacatagaaatttgaaataatagtgctttccatttttgaaatttggtcCTGAACACTATTTACTTTGGTCATTTTGTCACAAGCAAGTTTgcacttaacctcactttgagATGATTCAATTTGTGTAACTCGCTTATTTAACTGGGCAAAATTTACATTAATCTTATTCATTTCGTCAATAAGTTCacttaaaataaagttttcgtCACTTTTGGAGTTcatatggaaatttccatcatTCACAGTCACCGGGTTTGCATGCTTAGATATGATATTTCTTACCTTGTCTTTGCACTCTACACAATACCACACAGTCTTTTCACCGAGATCACTTATTTTACGATATTCAGCTACCACTATATTAACGCACTTTATATGATACCAATTTGAGCAAAAACCCTCACAATTCAAtgcattttcattttcttttacaGTTTTAAAACAGACACCACAATTCGATTCAACACTCTCGTCAGCCATCTTCCTGTGACTTCAACTTGACTTGTGActtgatagttttctagttattaacGTCTTAATGACGGTGAATAggcctattaaaaaaaaaatgattgaaaaatcaataatctcgAAAACtgaggtcgatataagaaaattttagcggacattttttgttgcaaatttcatgtagaatttaTTTATGCTGTTCgactgttacacctttcgttgGACACTCTGTATGTAGATTGTTGAGTCACTAAAAGAAAAAGTTTGGCTGGTGAAGAGTACGTCGTCAGTTTGGCTGCCCTGCCTGCTAGTTCAACCCAGATTGCGAGAGAAGCAGAGCGCATGCGCAGTACTCAATCCTCTTCACACCGCTTTTTCTCGAGACTAAATCATCTAcataaagataataatttgaGATAAATCCAGCATGACCCACCTGGTAACAAGAAAAGCGGGATCCTTGATGACCTCGGCGCCCACCCTGACATGACCCTGCTCTATGAGCTGCGTGGCCATTTCGACCTTCTGAGCCATGCGCTGCTTCACCATGATCACGGGCAATCTCCTGCGACAGAATGAGGACGCATTCACCTGGTCGCACAGGGCAAGGTCCCATTTCGTCGCGATCAGGCCCATCATGTACCTAGCACACAAAAAAGAATACACGTTATTACAGAGgagcaaataatatatttccgTCACGCTACACAGAAAACCTCATCCCTAGGCTAGAAAGACAATGAATGAAGAGTTAAAAAAAACACTACTTAGACTCCATTCAAGAAGTGAATAGTAAATTTCATTTAGCCTACTTTATGTATAGTAAATTAAGGTGGGGAAAAGCTTTATCTGAAGTGCCCTCTCAAAAACTTTTCCCTCCTGCTCATGATAACGTACTGGCATCTTGTTGAAGATTTTCAGCATACGAACAGGTAAGCTTTTGTGGGACTTGACAATCTGGCCTGAGGCAGATTTAAGCtagattcccacatatcagtatcagagtaTGTGTTCAgttcagtgaaaatattcttCTCATGATTTCTAATGATACTATACCCACTCAgcactcagcccggccgagcgACTTGGTCCTATAAGAATTTGTGGAAACAATTGTTTCACTGAACAAGACACGGACTCTGATTGAAATGTGGGAAATCCGCCTTTACTGTCTAAATTAAAATATCCTGATTTTTCTAGTTGAGTTGTCAATAGTCTAAAAACGTCAAAAAATAGTAAGACACATTCTATTCTACATCTGGTAGCCTATATGTGCAACAGGTGCATACTGACATCACTAGGAAGAAAATGATGTGTGAAtttcctaaaatttaaaatgtgaATCTTACAGTTTCTCTAGTAGTTTGGCGCTAGACTCCGTTCGGAATGTATCTTTTGCATCGAGATCTCTAATCTTTCTTGCCAATTCTCTGACATCTCTTGACAATTTATTATatctgaaaagaaaaaaaacatag
Above is a window of Nilaparvata lugens isolate BPH chromosome 4, ASM1435652v1, whole genome shotgun sequence DNA encoding:
- the LOC111053038 gene encoding U3 small nucleolar ribonucleoprotein protein IMP3 translates to MMGLIATKWDLALCDQVNASSFCRRRLPVIMVKQRMAQKVEMATQLIEQGHVRVGAEVIKDPAFLVTRNLEDFVTWMDTSAIRKHIKQYNNEYDDFEF